A DNA window from Amycolatopsis sp. DSM 110486 contains the following coding sequences:
- a CDS encoding alginate lyase family protein has protein sequence MRRQLRVLGATVLTAVLAVVPLNGTTAAAQPVPHTIVTDGKKLAQIRAELHSGHATAAQKAALKTLLGKADEALTAGPWSVMDKPTTPPSGDKHDYQSQAPYQWASQPKTPDNPQGCPYVNRDGERNPEADAITDHTYRMVAWDAIYYLSTAWYYTGDAKYAQRADLDIRTWFLDPATRMNPNMTYSQIVPCKNTISGTGIIDSTQSFSQLLDAFALLDSGAPGWTGHDRSAIRVWLGQYLTWMQTSPQAKLELAATNNHGTFLDMQNATIAAYLGKTDQARKIVTDALHKRFPVQFDADGNQPLELTRTISWHYVNFNLTAWGRMAEVGHTLGVDVWGYRADNGVTLRKVVDRLIPAALHGVPSWPYPQIAPLDQSIAADIFHAAAEEAHDTDAAKALKQMPLPAGGDTWPVRVTCFPLDPPLK, from the coding sequence GTGCGAAGGCAGTTACGCGTTCTCGGCGCGACCGTGCTCACCGCGGTCCTCGCGGTGGTCCCGCTGAACGGCACGACGGCGGCAGCGCAGCCGGTGCCGCACACGATCGTGACGGACGGCAAGAAGCTGGCGCAGATCCGCGCCGAGTTGCACAGCGGGCACGCCACCGCGGCGCAAAAAGCCGCGCTGAAGACGTTGCTGGGCAAGGCCGACGAGGCGCTGACCGCCGGTCCGTGGTCGGTCATGGACAAGCCCACCACCCCGCCGAGCGGCGACAAGCACGACTACCAGAGCCAGGCGCCCTACCAGTGGGCCAGTCAGCCGAAGACGCCGGACAACCCGCAGGGCTGCCCGTACGTGAACCGCGACGGCGAGCGCAACCCGGAGGCAGACGCGATCACCGACCACACCTACCGCATGGTGGCGTGGGACGCGATCTACTACCTCAGCACGGCCTGGTACTACACCGGCGACGCGAAGTACGCCCAACGCGCCGACCTCGACATCCGCACGTGGTTCCTCGACCCGGCGACGCGGATGAACCCGAACATGACCTACTCGCAGATCGTGCCGTGCAAGAACACGATCAGCGGCACGGGGATCATCGACTCCACGCAGTCGTTCAGCCAGCTGCTCGACGCGTTCGCGCTGCTCGACTCCGGCGCGCCCGGCTGGACCGGCCACGACCGCTCGGCGATCCGCGTGTGGCTCGGCCAGTACCTCACCTGGATGCAGACCAGCCCGCAGGCGAAGCTGGAGCTGGCCGCGACCAACAACCACGGCACGTTCCTCGACATGCAGAACGCCACCATCGCCGCCTACCTCGGCAAGACGGACCAGGCGCGCAAGATCGTGACCGACGCGCTGCACAAGCGGTTCCCGGTGCAGTTCGACGCCGACGGCAACCAGCCGCTCGAGCTCACGCGCACGATCTCGTGGCACTACGTGAACTTCAACCTCACAGCGTGGGGCCGGATGGCGGAGGTCGGGCACACCCTCGGCGTCGACGTGTGGGGCTACCGCGCGGACAACGGCGTGACGCTGCGCAAGGTCGTCGACCGGCTCATCCCGGCGGCGCTGCACGGCGTGCCGTCGTGGCCGTACCCGCAGATCGCCCCGCTGGACCAGTCGATCGCCGCGGACATCTTCCACGCGGCGGCCGAGGAGGCCCACGACACCGACGCGGCGAAGGCGCTCAAGCAGATGCCGCTGCCCGCCGGCGGGGACACGTGGCCGGTGCGCGTCACGTGTTTCCCGCTCGACCCGCCGCTCAAGTGA
- a CDS encoding glycosyl hydrolase family 18 protein, with protein sequence MQHKVSRRAAWLSAAAAAVVVGGLTTLAGPAAEGAAVAPAASQQAAASGGLRVAYYDQWSIYQNAYYPKNVDALAGNLDYLIYDFENIDPANLTCFEATKASDPDPAGENNPNAGDGAGDAFADYQKSFGSDISVDGTADAFGMPIVGNFHQLQELKARHPNLKVVLSLGGWTYSKYFSDVAATDASRKKFVSSCIDMFIKGNLPSQDGYGGPGTAAGIFDGFDIDWEYPGSNTGHLGNHVSTGDTANFTALLKEFRTELDALGGKHYSVSAALPGGQDKIAKLQTDKIGQYMDFADAMTYDMHGAWDATGPTNFQDPLYGSPNDPSGTIPPGTEKYTTDSVIKAYTQGSPAYGIPGGFPANKLTLGIPFYYRGWTGVPAGSNHGLYQSASGPSAGKTLSGNVPGIAMYKELSGIVDNPADTYYDPTTQSAWFYDGTNFYGGSSAQSIKARTDYIHCNNLAGAMMFSLYDLDPNATLFHDVVNGLASSTAGCGTTPPTTPTTPTNPTTPTTPTTPTSPPTTPTTPGGGSCAAAAWSATQAYTGGAVVSYNGHQWTAKWWTQGDTPGGSQNVWTDNGVCSEGGSPTSSPGGTCPAAWSATQAYSGGAVVSYNGHKWAAKWWTQGDTPGGSQGVWADNGSC encoded by the coding sequence ATGCAGCACAAGGTATCCAGAAGAGCCGCGTGGCTTTCGGCCGCCGCGGCGGCCGTGGTCGTCGGCGGTCTCACGACATTGGCCGGCCCGGCCGCCGAAGGCGCGGCCGTCGCACCCGCTGCGAGCCAGCAGGCCGCCGCCTCGGGCGGTCTGCGCGTCGCCTACTACGACCAGTGGAGCATCTACCAGAACGCCTATTACCCCAAGAACGTCGACGCCCTCGCGGGCAACCTCGACTACCTGATCTACGACTTCGAGAACATCGACCCGGCGAACCTCACCTGCTTCGAGGCCACGAAGGCGAGCGACCCCGACCCCGCCGGCGAGAACAACCCGAACGCGGGCGACGGAGCGGGCGACGCCTTCGCCGACTACCAGAAGTCCTTCGGCTCGGACATCAGCGTGGACGGCACGGCCGACGCGTTCGGCATGCCGATCGTCGGCAACTTCCACCAGCTGCAGGAGCTCAAGGCGCGCCACCCGAACCTCAAGGTGGTGCTCTCGCTGGGCGGCTGGACGTACTCGAAGTACTTCTCCGACGTGGCGGCCACCGACGCGTCGCGCAAGAAGTTCGTGAGCTCGTGCATCGACATGTTCATCAAGGGCAACCTGCCCTCGCAGGACGGCTACGGCGGCCCCGGCACCGCGGCCGGCATCTTCGACGGCTTCGACATCGACTGGGAGTACCCCGGTTCGAACACCGGCCACCTCGGCAACCACGTGAGCACAGGTGACACGGCCAACTTCACCGCCCTGCTCAAGGAGTTCCGCACCGAGCTCGACGCGTTGGGCGGCAAGCACTACTCCGTCTCCGCCGCGCTGCCGGGTGGGCAGGACAAGATCGCGAAGCTGCAGACCGACAAAATCGGCCAGTACATGGACTTCGCCGACGCGATGACGTACGACATGCACGGCGCGTGGGACGCGACCGGGCCGACGAACTTCCAGGACCCGCTCTACGGTTCGCCCAACGACCCCTCGGGCACGATCCCGCCCGGCACCGAGAAGTACACGACCGACTCGGTGATCAAGGCGTACACCCAGGGCTCGCCCGCGTACGGCATCCCCGGCGGCTTCCCGGCGAACAAGCTCACGCTCGGCATCCCGTTCTACTACCGCGGCTGGACGGGTGTGCCCGCCGGTTCGAACCACGGGCTGTATCAGTCGGCATCCGGGCCCTCGGCCGGGAAGACGTTGAGCGGCAACGTGCCCGGCATCGCGATGTACAAGGAACTGAGCGGGATCGTCGACAACCCGGCGGACACGTACTACGACCCGACCACGCAGTCGGCGTGGTTCTACGACGGTACGAACTTCTACGGCGGCTCGTCGGCGCAGTCCATCAAGGCCCGCACCGACTACATCCACTGCAACAACCTGGCCGGCGCGATGATGTTCTCGCTCTACGACCTCGATCCCAACGCGACGCTGTTCCACGACGTCGTCAACGGGCTGGCGAGCTCCACGGCCGGCTGCGGCACCACGCCGCCGACCACACCCACCACCCCGACGAACCCCACCACGCCGACGACCCCGACCACTCCGACGTCTCCGCCCACGACCCCGACCACCCCGGGCGGCGGCTCGTGCGCAGCGGCGGCGTGGAGCGCGACGCAGGCGTACACCGGCGGTGCGGTCGTCTCGTACAACGGGCACCAGTGGACGGCCAAGTGGTGGACGCAGGGCGACACCCCCGGCGGCAGCCAGAACGTGTGGACCGACAACGGCGTCTGCTCCGAGGGCGGTAGCCCGACGTCGTCGCCGGGCGGCACCTGCCCGGCCGCGTGGAGCGCCACGCAGGCCTACAGCGGCGGCGCGGTCGTGTCCTACAACGGGCACAAGTGGGCCGCGAAGTGGTGGACCCAGGGCGACACCCCCGGCGGCAGCCAGGGCGTCTGGGCCGACAACGGCTCCTGCTGA
- a CDS encoding copper transporter, with amino-acid sequence MISLRYHIVSITACFLALAVGVVLGSTALNGSLLSGLSDQKKDLGTQVSDLEAQRNALNARLADSDAFAGSMGPKVVAGTLDKRTVVLVTTEDARPADRDAIKQLVQQSGASVTGELQLTDSFTDPEKADQLRDVVTRLQPAGSQFPTAGDSGTLAGALLGSVLLLDKSTAKPQSTGDELAAALGGLTDGGFVKPSQGVQPAQLAIVLTGSQQTGEGAGDRAATIARFATQLDRSGAGTVLAGDPGSADGSGPIGVVRADTSATSILSTVDNVDSAAGRVATLLALREQLDGGSGRYGTGGNAQAPAPGVGSSAGN; translated from the coding sequence GTGATTTCTCTGCGGTACCACATCGTTTCCATCACGGCGTGCTTCCTCGCGCTGGCCGTCGGCGTGGTCCTGGGCTCCACCGCGCTCAACGGCTCGCTGCTCTCGGGCCTGTCGGACCAGAAGAAGGACCTCGGCACGCAGGTCTCCGACCTCGAAGCGCAGCGCAACGCGCTCAACGCGCGCCTGGCCGACTCCGACGCGTTCGCCGGGTCGATGGGCCCGAAGGTCGTGGCCGGCACGCTCGACAAGCGCACGGTGGTGCTCGTGACCACCGAGGACGCGCGCCCGGCCGACCGCGACGCGATCAAGCAGCTCGTGCAGCAGTCCGGCGCCTCGGTCACGGGGGAGCTGCAGCTCACGGATTCCTTCACCGACCCGGAGAAGGCCGACCAGCTGCGCGACGTCGTCACGCGCCTGCAGCCGGCCGGCTCGCAGTTCCCGACCGCGGGTGACTCCGGCACGCTCGCCGGCGCGCTGCTCGGTTCGGTGCTGCTGCTGGACAAGTCCACGGCGAAGCCGCAGTCCACGGGCGACGAGCTGGCCGCCGCGCTCGGCGGCCTCACCGACGGCGGTTTCGTGAAGCCCAGCCAGGGCGTGCAGCCGGCACAGCTGGCGATCGTGCTCACCGGCTCGCAACAGACGGGCGAGGGCGCGGGCGACCGCGCGGCCACGATCGCGCGGTTCGCGACGCAGCTCGACCGCTCGGGCGCGGGCACGGTGCTCGCCGGCGATCCGGGTTCGGCCGACGGCTCCGGCCCGATCGGTGTGGTGCGGGCGGACACCTCCGCGACATCCATCCTGTCCACTGTGGACAACGTCGACTCCGCCGCCGGCCGCGTCGCGACGCTGCTGGCCCTGCGTGAGCAGCTCGACGGCGGCTCCGGCCGTTACGGCACCGGCGGCAACGCCCAGGCTCCCGCGCCGGGCGTCGGGTCTTCGGCCGGGAACTAG
- the steA gene encoding putative cytokinetic ring protein SteA: MKLTGLLARNHEALPGITGVARVDRRTRELLRRVSAGDVAVLDQLDLDRATADALVEAEVAAVVNASPSISGRFPNLGPEILLAAGIPLVDSVGGELLRTVKDGTKLRVHEGGIYIGERQIASGDEQTPESVADQMIEAKAGMSTQLEAFSANTIEFLRRERTLILDGVGVPELRLPMRDRHVLVVAGGNGHAEDLKRLKKYIGEHRPVVVGVDAGADTLRAQGYTPDVIVGDPTGIGTATLRSGAEVVVPAQPDGHAPGVERIQDLGIGAVTFPASGNSEDLALLLADAHGASLVVTVGFQATLREFLDHGRSGSNPSTFLTRLKLGTKLVDGKAVATLHRSRVSLGAVALLVLAAVVVVVAALLVSDVGSVYLDWIQHTWTTFTTWVKGLFT; the protein is encoded by the coding sequence ATGAAGCTCACCGGTCTGCTCGCGCGAAACCACGAAGCCCTCCCCGGCATCACCGGCGTCGCGCGGGTCGACCGCCGCACCCGGGAGTTGCTGCGCCGCGTCAGCGCCGGCGACGTGGCGGTGCTCGACCAGCTCGACCTCGACCGCGCGACGGCCGACGCGCTGGTGGAGGCCGAGGTCGCCGCCGTGGTGAACGCGTCGCCGTCGATCTCCGGCCGGTTCCCGAACCTGGGCCCGGAGATCTTGCTGGCCGCGGGCATCCCGCTCGTCGACTCGGTCGGCGGCGAGCTGCTGCGCACGGTCAAGGACGGCACGAAGCTCCGCGTGCATGAGGGCGGCATCTACATCGGGGAGCGGCAGATCGCCTCCGGCGACGAGCAGACGCCCGAGAGCGTCGCCGACCAGATGATCGAGGCCAAGGCCGGGATGTCGACGCAGCTGGAGGCGTTCTCGGCCAACACCATCGAGTTCCTCCGCCGCGAGCGCACGCTGATCCTCGACGGGGTCGGCGTGCCCGAGCTGCGGCTGCCGATGCGCGACCGCCACGTGCTGGTGGTCGCGGGCGGCAACGGCCACGCCGAAGACCTCAAGCGGCTCAAGAAGTACATCGGGGAGCACCGGCCGGTGGTCGTCGGCGTCGACGCGGGGGCCGACACGCTGCGCGCGCAGGGCTACACGCCCGACGTGATCGTGGGCGACCCGACCGGCATCGGCACCGCGACCCTGCGCAGCGGCGCCGAGGTCGTGGTGCCCGCGCAGCCCGACGGACACGCGCCCGGTGTCGAGCGCATCCAGGACCTGGGCATCGGCGCGGTCACGTTCCCCGCGTCGGGCAACTCCGAGGACCTCGCGCTGCTGCTGGCCGACGCCCACGGCGCGAGCCTCGTGGTCACCGTCGGGTTCCAGGCCACACTGCGGGAGTTCCTCGACCACGGCCGGTCGGGCTCGAACCCGTCGACGTTCCTCACCCGGCTCAAGCTGGGCACGAAGCTGGTCGACGGCAAGGCCGTCGCGACACTGCACCGCAGCCGGGTGTCCTTGGGCGCCGTCGCGCTGCTCGTCCTCGCCGCCGTCGTCGTGGTGGTCGCCGCGCTGCTGGTCTCCGACGTCGGCTCCGTCTACCTGGACTGGATCCAGCACACCTGGACCACGTTCACCACCTGGGTGAAGGGGCTCTTCACGTGA
- a CDS encoding DUF1266 domain-containing protein, with product MIWAAVADVEAELARARRDGDLDRFLGLLGDEELFVPMLREDAEKLASEQGWSSAKACCRDRSLRLFTRGALPDLGVDVVFLSGDLDWALHGVDADEQVVFNAGTLGEWRVPGSAVLPWLDANPHRVTAVEQQVERLNTARYGHFEGSLAHALACGAHQAVLTAEPWNVLDARYHDYVAEVRGLRDWWGVSDAAGWRAAMNDLVGPGYTLTPGNLVLVLRARYGAGLDPWSWAELVARWCADNGARDQAPALTDVLRRVVRYEQRFRADGLLPPTGVVGTTIGWDVARAVAMARWGLAVGHCDPLTAELMVLEAGAVARRYHESWAELSASYVMGRALALDEEEFGEEYTSAVRVHHLLLQDPASPWLNLSFAAAEPTIQP from the coding sequence ATGATCTGGGCCGCGGTGGCCGACGTCGAGGCGGAGCTCGCCCGGGCTCGGCGCGACGGCGATCTCGACCGGTTCCTCGGGCTGCTCGGCGACGAAGAGCTGTTCGTGCCGATGCTCCGGGAAGACGCGGAAAAACTCGCGAGCGAGCAGGGCTGGTCGTCGGCCAAAGCCTGCTGCCGCGACCGTTCGCTGCGGTTGTTCACGCGCGGCGCCCTGCCCGACCTCGGCGTCGACGTGGTATTCCTCAGCGGCGACCTCGACTGGGCCCTGCACGGGGTCGACGCCGACGAGCAGGTGGTGTTCAACGCCGGCACCCTCGGCGAGTGGCGCGTGCCAGGTTCGGCTGTGCTGCCGTGGCTCGACGCGAACCCGCACCGCGTCACGGCGGTCGAGCAGCAGGTCGAGCGGCTCAACACCGCGCGCTACGGGCACTTCGAGGGCTCGCTGGCCCACGCGCTCGCGTGCGGCGCGCACCAGGCCGTGCTCACCGCCGAGCCGTGGAACGTGCTCGACGCGCGCTACCACGACTACGTCGCCGAGGTCCGCGGCCTGCGCGACTGGTGGGGCGTGTCCGACGCGGCCGGCTGGCGCGCCGCGATGAACGACCTCGTCGGCCCCGGCTACACGCTCACGCCCGGCAACCTCGTCCTCGTGCTGCGCGCCCGCTACGGCGCGGGGCTCGATCCGTGGTCCTGGGCCGAGCTCGTGGCGCGCTGGTGCGCGGACAACGGCGCGCGGGACCAGGCGCCCGCGCTCACCGACGTCCTGCGTCGCGTCGTGCGGTACGAACAGCGCTTCCGAGCCGACGGATTGCTGCCACCCACCGGCGTCGTCGGCACCACGATCGGGTGGGACGTCGCCCGTGCGGTGGCGATGGCGCGGTGGGGTCTGGCAGTCGGTCACTGCGATCCGCTCACGGCCGAGCTGATGGTGCTCGAGGCCGGCGCGGTGGCGCGTCGCTACCACGAGTCATGGGCCGAGCTGTCCGCGAGCTACGTCATGGGCCGGGCCCTCGCGCTGGACGAGGAGGAGTTCGGCGAGGAGTACACCTCGGCCGTGCGAGTCCATCACCTGCTGCTTCAAGATCCCGCCAGTCCTTGGCTGAACCTCTCGTTCGCCGCGGCGGAACCCACCATCCAACCCTGA
- the recN gene encoding DNA repair protein RecN, which produces MLAEMRIQGLGVIEDALLELHPGFTVVTGETGAGKTMVVTGLHLLSGGRAEASKVRNGMLKAFVEGRFTLDKADAASRIVTDAGADIDEDGSVIALRTVAVDGRSRAHLGGRSVPVGVLADLSEQVIAVHGQNDQLRLLRPSEQRAVIDRFAGPAVGEPLTAYREVREEWLAVIGELTERSTRSREMAQQADLLKHGLTEIDAVAPEPGEDVELTEQIKRLMAVDELRASATEAHVAVSGSQDGDPDAPGALGLVGEALRRLASAEDSALRELVPRLEEASMLLTDVGAELGGYIEGLDADPALLEKVLARQADLKRLTRKYAADVDGVLVWADDARRRLESMDTSEEALAELARRRDELAVKLGDHATAVSAARGKAAAELASAITKELSGLAMGQAELEITVEQKPAEHGDRQALAIDGHAVHAGSDGIDEVELLLRAHNGAPPLPVHKAASGGELSRVMLAIEVVLAHADTVQTLVFDEVDAGVGGRAAVEIGRRLSRLARTHQVLVVTHLPQVAAFADQHLVVDKGTSGGVTRSGVKTLKQPDRVKELARMLAGMDGTETGRAHAEELLAVAEKDKAAAEPKRKRAKKG; this is translated from the coding sequence GTGCTGGCCGAGATGCGCATCCAGGGCCTCGGAGTCATCGAGGACGCCCTGCTGGAACTGCACCCGGGTTTCACCGTTGTGACCGGTGAGACGGGCGCCGGGAAGACCATGGTCGTGACCGGGCTGCACCTGCTCTCCGGTGGGCGGGCCGAAGCGTCCAAGGTCCGGAACGGAATGCTCAAGGCCTTCGTCGAAGGGCGCTTCACCCTCGACAAGGCCGACGCCGCGAGCCGCATCGTCACCGACGCGGGCGCGGACATCGACGAGGACGGCAGCGTGATCGCGCTGCGCACGGTGGCCGTCGACGGCCGGTCGAGAGCCCACCTGGGCGGCCGGTCCGTGCCGGTCGGCGTGCTGGCGGACCTGTCCGAGCAGGTGATCGCCGTGCACGGGCAGAACGACCAGCTGCGGCTGCTGCGCCCGAGCGAGCAGCGCGCGGTGATCGACCGGTTCGCGGGCCCCGCGGTCGGCGAGCCGCTCACCGCCTACCGCGAGGTGCGCGAGGAGTGGCTGGCCGTGATCGGCGAGCTCACCGAGCGCTCCACCCGTTCGCGCGAGATGGCGCAGCAGGCCGACCTGCTCAAGCACGGTCTCACCGAGATCGACGCCGTCGCGCCCGAGCCGGGCGAGGACGTGGAGCTCACCGAGCAGATCAAGCGGCTGATGGCCGTCGACGAGCTGCGCGCTTCGGCGACCGAAGCGCACGTCGCGGTCTCGGGTTCGCAGGACGGCGACCCCGACGCGCCCGGTGCGCTCGGCCTCGTCGGCGAAGCCTTGCGACGCCTGGCCTCGGCCGAGGACTCGGCGCTGCGGGAGCTCGTGCCGCGGCTGGAAGAAGCTTCGATGCTGCTCACCGACGTCGGCGCGGAGCTGGGCGGGTACATCGAGGGCCTCGACGCCGACCCGGCGCTGCTGGAGAAGGTGCTGGCGCGCCAGGCCGACCTCAAGCGGCTCACGCGCAAGTACGCGGCCGACGTCGACGGAGTGCTGGTCTGGGCCGACGACGCCCGCCGCCGGCTCGAGTCGATGGACACCTCCGAGGAGGCGCTCGCCGAGCTGGCCCGCCGCCGCGACGAGCTCGCCGTGAAGCTGGGCGACCACGCCACCGCCGTGTCGGCGGCGCGCGGCAAGGCCGCGGCCGAGCTGGCGTCGGCGATCACCAAGGAGCTCTCCGGTCTCGCGATGGGGCAGGCGGAGCTGGAGATCACCGTCGAGCAGAAGCCCGCCGAGCACGGCGACCGCCAGGCGCTCGCGATCGACGGCCACGCCGTCCACGCCGGATCGGACGGCATCGACGAGGTCGAGCTGCTCCTGCGCGCCCACAACGGCGCGCCGCCGCTGCCGGTGCACAAGGCCGCCTCCGGCGGTGAGCTCTCGCGCGTGATGCTGGCCATCGAGGTGGTCCTCGCTCACGCCGACACCGTGCAGACGCTGGTGTTCGACGAGGTCGACGCCGGCGTCGGCGGGCGCGCGGCGGTCGAGATCGGCCGCCGGCTCTCCCGGCTCGCGCGCACGCACCAGGTGCTCGTGGTGACGCACCTGCCGCAGGTCGCGGCCTTCGCCGACCAGCACCTGGTGGTGGACAAGGGCACCAGCGGCGGCGTCACGCGAAGCGGCGTGAAGACGCTGAAGCAGCCCGACCGCGTGAAGGAGCTGGCCCGCATGCTCGCCGGCATGGACGGCACGGAGACCGGCCGCGCCCACGCCGAGGAGCTGCTCGCCGTGGCGGAGAAGGACAAGGCCGCCGCCGAGCCGAAACGCAAGCGCGCCAAGAAGGGCTGA
- a CDS encoding NAD kinase produces MTSEREVLLVAHPDRDHTREAAREVSARFTKAGIRLRVTDEEVRQLIDPDGCMDMPCTVVAPQDDPARGAELVFVLGGDGTLLRAAELARPAGVPVLGVNLGRVGFLAEADSDALADAVQRVVDREYQVEDRMTIDVTVTHGGVELYRTWALNEASVEKFSRERVLDALIEVDGRPVSSFGCDGVLCATPTGSTAYAFSAGGPIMWPDVEALLVVPSNAHALFARPLVVSPDSVITVGIDPSGHSAVLTCDGLRSFDMPPGSLVRVVCGRRPVRLVRLWEGVFTDRLVHKFGLPVRSWRERRTGGRSV; encoded by the coding sequence GTGACCAGCGAACGTGAAGTGCTTCTCGTGGCGCACCCGGACCGGGACCACACGCGGGAGGCCGCACGCGAGGTGTCAGCGCGGTTCACGAAGGCCGGGATCCGGCTGCGCGTGACCGACGAAGAGGTGCGTCAGCTCATCGACCCCGACGGCTGTATGGACATGCCCTGCACCGTCGTGGCGCCGCAGGACGACCCCGCGCGCGGAGCGGAGCTCGTGTTCGTGCTCGGCGGCGACGGCACGCTGCTGCGCGCGGCCGAGCTCGCGCGGCCCGCGGGCGTGCCGGTGCTCGGGGTGAACCTGGGCCGCGTCGGTTTCCTGGCCGAGGCCGACTCCGACGCGCTCGCCGACGCCGTGCAGCGCGTGGTCGACCGCGAGTACCAGGTCGAGGACCGGATGACGATCGACGTCACCGTCACCCACGGTGGCGTCGAGCTCTACCGCACGTGGGCCCTCAACGAGGCCAGCGTGGAGAAGTTCTCGCGCGAGCGCGTGCTCGACGCGCTGATCGAGGTCGACGGCCGCCCGGTCTCGTCCTTCGGCTGCGACGGCGTGCTGTGCGCGACGCCGACCGGCTCCACCGCGTACGCCTTCTCCGCCGGCGGCCCGATCATGTGGCCTGACGTCGAGGCGCTGCTCGTGGTGCCCAGCAACGCCCACGCCCTGTTCGCGCGTCCGCTCGTGGTCTCGCCCGACTCCGTGATCACCGTCGGCATCGACCCCTCGGGCCATAGCGCCGTCCTGACCTGCGACGGGCTGCGCAGCTTCGACATGCCGCCGGGCTCGCTCGTGCGCGTCGTCTGCGGCCGCCGGCCGGTGCGGCTCGTGCGGCTGTGGGAAGGCGTGTTCACCGACCGGCTGGTGCACAAGTTCGGCCTGCCGGTGCGCAGCTGGCGCGAACGGCGCACCGGCGGCCGCTCGGTCTGA
- a CDS encoding TlyA family RNA methyltransferase: MPKRARLDAELVRRGLARSREQASALITGGKVSVRGMVATKPATGVESDAPIVVKDEDDPGWASRGAHKLLGALEKFGPEGLTVEGRRCLDAGASTGGFTDVLLRNGAATVIAADVGRGLLDWRLRTDERVVVLDRTNVRNLTPETLGGQVDLVVGDLSFISLKLVLPALADCAREGADLVPMVKPQFEVGKDRLGSGGVVRDPELRVQSVVDVIAEAAKLGLALRGVVASPLPGPSGNVEYFVWLRRDLRHQDPGELAAADGTVDGVERLVRAAVQEGPQ, from the coding sequence GTGCCCAAACGGGCCCGCCTCGACGCGGAGCTGGTTCGCCGCGGCCTGGCCCGCTCACGGGAACAGGCGTCGGCCCTGATCACCGGCGGCAAAGTCTCCGTGCGCGGCATGGTCGCGACCAAACCCGCCACCGGCGTCGAGTCCGACGCGCCCATCGTGGTGAAGGACGAGGACGACCCCGGCTGGGCCTCGCGCGGCGCGCACAAACTCCTGGGCGCGCTGGAGAAGTTCGGCCCCGAAGGCCTCACGGTCGAGGGCCGCCGCTGCCTCGACGCCGGCGCGTCCACCGGCGGGTTCACCGACGTGCTGCTTCGCAACGGCGCTGCCACCGTGATCGCCGCCGACGTCGGCCGCGGCCTGCTCGACTGGCGCCTGCGGACCGACGAGCGCGTGGTCGTGCTGGACCGCACGAACGTGCGCAACCTGACGCCGGAGACGCTCGGCGGCCAGGTCGACCTCGTCGTCGGCGACCTGTCCTTCATCTCGCTCAAGCTCGTGCTGCCCGCGCTCGCCGACTGCGCGCGCGAAGGCGCCGACCTCGTGCCCATGGTCAAACCGCAGTTCGAGGTCGGCAAGGACCGCCTCGGCAGCGGCGGCGTGGTCCGCGATCCCGAGCTGCGCGTGCAGTCCGTGGTCGACGTCATCGCCGAAGCCGCGAAGCTGGGGCTCGCGCTGCGCGGGGTCGTCGCGAGCCCGTTGCCCGGCCCGTCCGGCAACGTCGAGTACTTCGTGTGGCTGCGGCGAGATCTTCGGCATCAAGATCCGGGCGAACTCGCGGCCGCCGATGGCACTGTGGACGGTGTCGAGCGGCTCGTGCGGGCCGCCGTCCAGGAAGGACCCCAGTGA